The following are from one region of the Paenibacillus bovis genome:
- a CDS encoding ATP-binding protein, translating to MNEVKIPKRVTTALVNSFAAGVVPRIGLEHIAVGRKYEVESILRELENVADGGAAFKLITGRYGSGKSFLLQMIRNYAMDRGFVVADGDLSPERRLTGAKGQGLATYRELMINLSTRTRPDGGALESMLQKWISNLQQQVMEENNVSPDDPSIGIEVQRRIHAVTAEMEGWVHGFDFAKVLSAYWQGIRLNEDTLKQSALRWLRGEYQTRTEARRELNVSVIIDDDGWYDYMKLWAEFAARIGYKGLLLFVDEGVNLYKISNSVSRQSNYEKLLTIFNDTMQGKAGHLGVFVGGTPQFVEDPRRGLYSYEALRSRLAESRFGSSGTKNFAGPVIRLEMLSHEEILLMLHKLQDIHCQHYKYESVLEQHQLVAFMQTAVSRLGADELLTPREVVRDFVDLLNTLHFNEELTFDGLLGELAAAPAPVYAGHVDRNDPDMIIHPGSSAASGGNRSAAAQRGPAATSAPDEVDDFLAEFDL from the coding sequence ATGAATGAAGTGAAAATACCCAAACGTGTCACAACGGCGCTGGTGAACTCCTTTGCTGCCGGTGTCGTCCCGCGGATCGGTCTGGAGCATATCGCAGTCGGTCGTAAATATGAAGTGGAATCCATTTTGCGTGAACTGGAAAATGTAGCGGATGGCGGAGCTGCTTTCAAGCTGATCACCGGACGTTATGGCAGCGGTAAAAGCTTTCTGCTGCAAATGATCCGCAATTATGCAATGGATCGCGGATTCGTCGTAGCGGATGGCGATTTGTCTCCGGAGCGTCGCTTGACCGGTGCCAAGGGACAAGGGCTCGCTACTTACCGGGAGCTGATGATCAACCTGTCAACCCGCACCCGTCCGGACGGCGGAGCACTGGAATCCATGCTGCAAAAGTGGATTTCCAATCTGCAGCAGCAGGTTATGGAAGAAAATAATGTCTCTCCGGACGATCCTTCGATCGGTATCGAAGTGCAGCGCCGGATTCATGCGGTAACCGCAGAGATGGAAGGCTGGGTGCATGGTTTTGATTTTGCCAAAGTACTGTCTGCCTACTGGCAGGGCATTCGCCTGAATGAAGATACCCTCAAGCAGTCCGCATTGCGCTGGCTGCGTGGCGAATATCAGACCCGCACCGAAGCACGTCGTGAATTGAATGTAAGTGTCATTATCGATGATGATGGCTGGTATGACTATATGAAGCTGTGGGCAGAATTTGCTGCCCGGATCGGATACAAGGGTCTGCTGCTGTTCGTCGATGAAGGCGTGAATTTATATAAAATCTCCAACAGTGTCTCCCGTCAGAGCAACTATGAGAAACTGCTGACGATCTTCAACGATACGATGCAGGGCAAAGCCGGTCATCTGGGCGTATTTGTCGGTGGTACGCCGCAGTTCGTCGAAGATCCGCGCCGCGGACTGTACAGCTATGAGGCGCTGCGCTCAAGATTGGCGGAGAGCCGGTTTGGCAGCAGTGGTACCAAGAACTTTGCCGGTCCGGTCATTCGGCTGGAGATGCTGTCCCATGAAGAGATTCTGCTGATGCTGCACAAGCTGCAGGATATCCATTGTCAGCATTACAAGTATGAAAGCGTACTGGAGCAGCACCAGCTGGTCGCCTTTATGCAGACCGCGGTATCGCGCCTGGGAGCAGACGAGCTGCTGACCCCGCGGGAAGTGGTCCGGGATTTTGTGGATCTGCTCAATACGCTGCACTTTAACGAAGAGCTGACCTTTGACGGATTGCTCGGCGAACTGGCAGCAGCGCCTGCTCCGGTATATGCCGGTCATGTAGACCGGAATGATCCCGATATGATTATTCATCCCGGATCTTCCGCTGCGTCTGGCGGCAACCGTAGCGCAGCCGCCCAGCGTGGACCGGCTGCCACCAGTGCACCGGATGAAGTCGATGATTTTCTGGCGGAGTTTGATCTGTGA
- a CDS encoding DEAD/DEAH box helicase has translation MSGHPFYRLAPFIQEYIYRSGWKELREAQVEACRVLLDTPHHLLIASGTASGKTEAAFFPALTALYEQPSRSVGILYIGPLKALINDQYERLKGVLRDSEIPVWHWHGDVPQSHKTKLVQNPSGILQITPESLEGLLMNKPNAIPALFGDLRYIVVDEVHAFMGADRGIQVLSQLSRIQRMAGCRPQRIGLSATLSDYESACNWLSSDTGQPVEVVSPQGSRKLRISIEHFSFPDARNEEQAQQLEYAQQAYHNFIYDQTHHKKALIFTNSRSDAEYLTLEMRRVAAKRQEPDIFHVHHGSISAMLREEAEAALREGYGPAVAAATLTLELGIDLGELERVIQLGAPYSCSSFVQRLGRSGRREGSVSEMIFVCPEEEDEQAQLPARMPWIMLRAIAVIELYVKERWVEPFSARKLPIGILYHQTMSTLKSMGEAEPSELARAILTLPPFRHFTVEQYQLFLQYLLQLDHIQRTEEGTLIIGLAGEKIVNNFRFYAVFKDDEEHSVYNGSEEIGSITTVPPPGYCFSLAGKLWKVEEVDTRHKAVYVKSSKGKVDTLWLGAGGDVDTRIMQKIRDILASSDIYSYLAPNAASRLERARRLARETGLLEQIVIPAGGDSCFILPWVGSKAFRTLERLLKHNLSERLALRAVTPMEPYYLVVSGKADAAEMLAEIIAECKRIDYPEQLLADEEAPYLGKYDEFIQPGLVRQAFAMDGLDMEGLRSGLNMPGVQINLMPSANKDTNEPINEPIHEPIREEAGEY, from the coding sequence GTGAGCGGGCATCCGTTTTACCGGCTGGCTCCGTTTATTCAGGAATACATCTATCGCAGCGGCTGGAAAGAGCTGCGCGAAGCCCAGGTGGAAGCCTGCCGGGTGCTGCTGGATACACCGCATCATCTGCTGATTGCTTCGGGTACGGCTTCCGGCAAGACAGAAGCGGCCTTTTTCCCGGCGCTGACTGCGCTGTATGAGCAGCCGTCCCGCTCGGTCGGCATTCTGTATATCGGGCCGCTCAAGGCACTGATCAATGACCAGTATGAACGGCTCAAAGGTGTGCTGCGCGATTCGGAGATTCCGGTCTGGCACTGGCATGGCGATGTGCCGCAATCGCACAAAACCAAGCTGGTGCAGAATCCGTCCGGCATTTTACAGATTACGCCCGAATCGCTGGAAGGTCTGCTCATGAACAAGCCCAATGCTATCCCGGCACTGTTCGGCGATCTGCGCTATATCGTGGTGGACGAAGTCCATGCCTTTATGGGAGCGGACCGGGGGATTCAGGTGTTGTCGCAGCTGTCCCGGATTCAGCGGATGGCAGGCTGTCGTCCGCAGCGGATCGGATTGTCTGCGACACTGAGTGATTACGAGAGTGCCTGTAACTGGCTGTCTTCGGATACCGGTCAACCGGTCGAAGTCGTCTCGCCGCAGGGATCGCGCAAGCTGCGCATCAGTATCGAGCATTTTTCCTTTCCCGATGCGCGCAATGAAGAGCAGGCCCAGCAGCTGGAGTATGCCCAGCAGGCGTATCATAATTTCATATATGACCAGACCCATCACAAAAAGGCACTTATCTTCACCAACAGCCGCTCGGATGCGGAGTATCTGACCCTGGAAATGAGACGGGTCGCCGCCAAACGGCAGGAGCCGGATATTTTCCATGTGCATCATGGCAGTATCTCGGCGATGCTGCGCGAGGAAGCCGAAGCTGCGCTGCGGGAAGGGTATGGCCCGGCAGTTGCAGCCGCTACATTGACACTGGAGCTGGGAATCGATCTGGGTGAACTGGAGCGAGTCATCCAGCTGGGCGCGCCGTATTCATGCTCCAGCTTTGTTCAGCGTCTGGGCCGCTCCGGCAGACGGGAAGGCTCGGTCTCCGAGATGATTTTCGTGTGTCCGGAGGAAGAAGACGAACAAGCGCAGCTGCCGGCACGGATGCCATGGATTATGCTGCGCGCGATTGCAGTTATCGAACTATATGTCAAAGAGCGCTGGGTCGAGCCATTCAGCGCACGCAAGCTGCCGATCGGTATTTTGTATCATCAGACGATGAGCACACTCAAAAGTATGGGCGAAGCCGAGCCATCCGAGCTGGCGCGCGCGATTCTGACGTTGCCGCCGTTTCGTCATTTTACCGTGGAGCAGTATCAGCTGTTCCTGCAGTATCTGCTGCAGCTGGATCATATCCAGCGTACCGAGGAAGGCACACTGATCATCGGGCTGGCCGGAGAGAAGATCGTGAATAATTTCCGCTTCTATGCGGTATTCAAGGATGACGAGGAACATTCGGTCTATAATGGATCGGAAGAAATCGGTTCGATCACCACGGTGCCGCCACCAGGCTACTGCTTCTCGCTCGCCGGCAAACTGTGGAAAGTGGAAGAGGTCGATACCCGTCACAAAGCGGTCTACGTCAAATCGTCCAAAGGCAAAGTCGATACCCTCTGGCTAGGAGCAGGCGGTGATGTGGATACCCGGATTATGCAAAAGATCCGCGATATTCTCGCTTCGTCGGATATTTACTCTTATCTGGCGCCCAATGCCGCTTCCCGATTGGAGCGTGCACGTCGCCTCGCCAGAGAAACAGGTTTGCTGGAACAGATTGTGATTCCTGCAGGTGGCGATTCCTGCTTTATCCTGCCATGGGTAGGCAGCAAGGCGTTCCGAACACTGGAGCGGCTACTCAAGCATAATCTGTCCGAGCGTCTCGCCCTGCGCGCCGTGACACCGATGGAGCCGTATTATCTGGTCGTCTCCGGCAAGGCGGATGCCGCAGAGATGCTGGCCGAGATTATCGCCGAGTGCAAACGGATCGATTATCCCGAGCAGCTGTTGGCCGATGAGGAAGCTCCGTATCTCGGCAAATACGATGAGTTTATCCAACCGGGACTCGTTCGGCAGGCTTTTGCCATGGATGGTCTCGATATGGAGGGACTACGCAGCGGACTGAATATGCCGGGGGTGCAGATCAATCTGATGCCTTCGGCAAACAAAGACACCAATGAACCTATAAATGAACCTATCCATGAACCGATACGCGAAGAAGCTGGAGAATATTGA
- a CDS encoding TetR family transcriptional regulator, with amino-acid sequence MTLSTRPNAQDPRVIRTRQLIQQSFMELLRTRNFQQVTVSDVTRHAMINRVTFYTHYTDKYELLDDMINSQLIQLIYKGIDTHNGLQPESLPLLICALCDYHEYSANECHRNNLEVRQMIEKQVKIQLEEYILDQLTKQQPEQEPAQLKVTATMISWSLYGATLRWSQERSSERETSQQLAARMVPLLTALF; translated from the coding sequence TTGACTCTTTCGACTCGCCCCAACGCTCAGGACCCTAGGGTCATCCGGACACGCCAGCTGATTCAGCAGTCTTTTATGGAACTACTGCGTACCCGGAATTTTCAGCAGGTTACTGTCAGCGATGTGACCCGTCATGCCATGATTAACCGGGTGACTTTTTATACTCATTACACGGACAAATATGAACTGCTGGATGACATGATCAACAGCCAGCTGATCCAGCTCATTTACAAAGGCATTGATACCCATAACGGATTACAGCCGGAATCTCTTCCTCTGCTGATCTGTGCCCTGTGCGATTACCATGAATATTCAGCCAATGAATGTCACCGCAATAATCTCGAAGTGCGGCAGATGATAGAAAAGCAGGTAAAGATCCAGCTGGAGGAATACATACTGGATCAGCTGACCAAGCAGCAGCCCGAGCAGGAGCCTGCCCAGCTGAAAGTTACCGCTACTATGATCAGCTGGTCGCTATACGGTGCCACACTGCGATGGAGCCAGGAGCGCAGCAGTGAGCGGGAGACTTCGCAGCAGCTGGCAGCGCGCATGGTGCCGCTGCTGACTGCGCTATTCTGA
- a CDS encoding NADH:flavin oxidoreductase, with translation MTFTENNLQAVPASAVAKLFEPFRYGPLELSSRIVMAPMARGFSPNGVPGPDVADYYRRRAEQQVGLVITENISIPHPSANQDPTIYPDFNSEEARAGWKHVVDEVHRVGGKIIPQLMHTGIARAAVPQPDGAEPSISPSGLDVNGERQGEPMTVEEIREVIAAYAEAAAEAQRLGFDGIELHGAHGYLIDQFLWEGTNRRTDEYGGSIAKRTRFAAEVIAACRQAVGPDFPIIFRFSQWKFPVYTARLAQNPEELAEVLKPLAAAGVDIFHASTRRFWEPEFEGSSLSLAGWAKQITGQPTISVGSVGLQQDFAGFMAGEGSEPSSLNDLTERMATSEFDLVAVGRALLADPAWAVKIRDGREDELKPFHSDAIGTLY, from the coding sequence ATGACATTTACTGAAAATAATCTGCAGGCGGTTCCCGCTTCTGCTGTCGCAAAGCTGTTTGAACCTTTTCGTTATGGACCGCTTGAATTATCCAGTCGGATCGTAATGGCGCCGATGGCGCGCGGGTTCTCCCCGAATGGTGTACCCGGACCCGATGTAGCCGATTATTATCGCCGTCGTGCCGAACAGCAGGTAGGGCTGGTTATTACCGAAAATATATCGATCCCGCATCCTTCTGCCAATCAGGACCCAACGATCTATCCGGACTTTAACAGTGAGGAAGCCCGGGCAGGCTGGAAGCATGTCGTGGATGAAGTGCACCGTGTAGGCGGAAAGATTATCCCGCAGCTGATGCATACCGGAATAGCCAGAGCCGCTGTTCCACAGCCGGATGGAGCCGAACCATCGATCAGTCCGTCCGGTCTCGATGTAAATGGAGAGCGGCAGGGTGAGCCGATGACCGTAGAAGAAATCCGGGAAGTTATAGCGGCTTATGCAGAAGCGGCTGCCGAGGCGCAGCGGCTGGGATTTGACGGGATCGAGCTGCACGGAGCCCATGGTTATCTGATAGATCAGTTTCTGTGGGAAGGTACGAACCGCCGCACCGATGAATATGGAGGCAGTATTGCCAAGCGCACCCGATTTGCTGCCGAGGTTATAGCAGCTTGCCGCCAGGCAGTTGGGCCGGATTTCCCGATTATTTTCCGCTTCTCCCAGTGGAAATTCCCGGTGTATACCGCCCGGCTGGCGCAAAATCCGGAAGAGCTGGCAGAAGTGCTGAAGCCGCTGGCAGCAGCAGGCGTAGATATTTTCCATGCATCGACTCGCCGCTTCTGGGAGCCGGAGTTCGAAGGATCCTCCCTGAGCCTGGCAGGTTGGGCCAAGCAGATTACCGGCCAACCGACAATCTCTGTAGGCTCAGTAGGACTGCAGCAGGACTTTGCCGGCTTTATGGCAGGAGAAGGCTCGGAACCGTCGAGTCTGAATGATCTGACAGAACGAATGGCGACAAGCGAATTTGACCTGGTCGCTGTAGGTCGTGCACTGCTTGCCGATCCGGCATGGGCAGTCAAGATTCGCGATGGCCGCGAGGATGAACTAAAGCCGTTTCATTCTGATGCGATAGGGACTCTTTATTGA
- a CDS encoding ROK family protein: protein MLKQFIGSTSPKLKNLKLLYSLVRKLGPVSIHTLAEMTGYKSVTCARLLEELVQEGLIYDSGIGESSGGRRPLMYVIQPTACYLIGVEITSLYTTALLLDLKLNILDTAKLQMDERCTGEYTLNFIADCVREWMNQHHIRAEQLLGIGVGVLDPIDRERGILRKAHLFPAGGWEELPIVAQLEALTNIRVLLDNGTPLAALAEYRIHYWKESGNLVFVSSDIGIRCGTIVQGRMVGSRTEMDDAFGHMIVDIHGHRCSCGSYGCLQAYSSLPAIRDEVVRRIKRGHVSMLQNENDDIEQIGFHHVLGALEQEDPLCLEVVRDAAYYFGIGLSNLVFLLRPDVVVFGGTLVPKPLFYEVASATAQSRLNHYPNSTVQIHQSSEAYDIVAQGAGCMVLDYFTEQE, encoded by the coding sequence ATGTTAAAGCAATTTATCGGTTCCACTTCTCCCAAGCTCAAAAATCTCAAACTACTCTACAGCCTGGTACGCAAACTGGGACCTGTCAGTATACATACGTTAGCCGAAATGACCGGATACAAAAGCGTGACCTGTGCGCGTCTGTTGGAGGAACTGGTACAGGAAGGATTGATTTACGATAGCGGAATCGGTGAATCCAGCGGTGGACGGCGTCCGCTCATGTACGTTATCCAGCCTACTGCCTGCTATCTGATCGGTGTAGAGATTACCAGCCTGTATACCACGGCACTACTGCTGGATCTCAAACTGAACATTCTGGATACTGCCAAGCTGCAGATGGATGAGCGCTGCACCGGTGAATATACACTGAACTTCATCGCCGACTGTGTCCGGGAATGGATGAATCAACACCATATTCGTGCCGAGCAGCTGCTGGGTATCGGTGTAGGCGTACTGGACCCGATCGATCGGGAGCGGGGTATCCTTCGCAAAGCCCATCTGTTCCCGGCTGGAGGATGGGAGGAGCTGCCTATCGTGGCGCAGCTGGAAGCACTAACCAATATTCGTGTCCTGCTGGATAACGGTACCCCATTGGCTGCATTGGCAGAATACCGGATTCATTATTGGAAGGAGTCGGGCAATCTCGTGTTTGTCTCCAGCGATATCGGTATTCGCTGCGGCACGATTGTGCAGGGCCGGATGGTTGGTAGCAGAACCGAGATGGACGATGCTTTTGGACATATGATTGTAGATATCCATGGTCATCGCTGCAGCTGCGGATCGTATGGTTGTCTGCAGGCATACAGCAGCCTGCCGGCGATCCGCGATGAAGTCGTACGCCGGATCAAGCGCGGCCATGTATCTATGCTGCAAAATGAGAATGACGATATCGAGCAGATCGGATTTCACCATGTGCTGGGTGCACTGGAGCAGGAAGATCCGCTTTGTCTTGAGGTCGTTCGGGACGCGGCTTATTATTTTGGCATCGGTCTGAGCAATCTTGTTTTTCTGCTGCGTCCGGATGTGGTTGTATTTGGCGGCACACTGGTTCCCAAGCCGCTTTTTTATGAAGTAGCTTCCGCTACGGCGCAGAGCCGGCTGAACCATTATCCGAACAGCACGGTGCAGATTCACCAGTCCAGCGAAGCCTACGATATCGTGGCACAGGGAGCTGGCTGCATGGTGCTGGACTATTTTACCGAACAGGAATAA
- a CDS encoding purine-nucleoside phosphorylase: MHNLQDIQQATDFIMNQTAHRPTIGLILGSGLGALADDIENPHCIPYSEIPHFAKSEAVGHANELVIGQLMGKTVVAMKGRFHYYEGFTLDEVTFPVRVMKALGVENVIITNACGAINTDFQPGELMLITDHINLVANNPLIGPNNPELGTRFPDLSKVYHPELRRIATDVAQEMNLSLQQGVYAWWSGPAYETPAEIRMIRTMGADAVGMSTVPEAIVATHASIGVLGISCLTNMACGILDQPLNHEEVIEVAGRVRTDFVKLIKGILEQMQ, from the coding sequence ATGCATAATCTACAGGATATTCAGCAGGCAACCGATTTTATTATGAACCAAACGGCACACCGTCCAACGATTGGTCTGATTCTGGGATCGGGATTAGGCGCTTTAGCAGATGATATTGAGAATCCTCATTGTATTCCTTATAGCGAGATTCCCCATTTTGCCAAATCCGAAGCGGTAGGACATGCCAATGAACTCGTTATTGGACAGTTAATGGGCAAAACAGTCGTTGCGATGAAAGGTCGTTTCCACTATTACGAAGGATTCACGCTGGATGAAGTTACTTTCCCTGTACGGGTGATGAAAGCTCTTGGTGTAGAGAATGTGATTATTACCAATGCCTGCGGTGCAATAAATACCGATTTTCAGCCGGGCGAACTGATGCTGATTACCGATCATATCAATCTGGTAGCCAATAATCCGCTGATCGGTCCGAATAATCCCGAACTGGGTACCCGTTTCCCCGATCTCTCCAAAGTGTATCATCCCGAGCTACGCCGGATAGCGACCGATGTCGCGCAGGAGATGAACCTTTCCCTGCAGCAAGGGGTATACGCGTGGTGGAGCGGTCCGGCTTATGAGACACCGGCAGAGATTCGCATGATTCGTACGATGGGAGCGGATGCGGTAGGCATGTCGACCGTACCGGAAGCGATTGTAGCTACCCACGCCAGCATAGGCGTGCTAGGGATTTCCTGCCTGACCAATATGGCCTGCGGTATTCTGGATCAGCCGCTGAATCACGAAGAAGTGATTGAGGTGGCCGGACGGGTCAGAACCGATTTCGTCAAACTGATCAAAGGGATTCTGGAACAAATGCAATAA
- a CDS encoding EamA family transporter has translation MLKGIIYILLGACSYGVLSTFVKLAYHDGFIVNDVVGIQMLLGALLLWGFLLVSRLGKKNSAAPKYAAASHKQIILLIGLGSTTGLTGMFYYLALQYISASLAIVLLFQFTWMGVLAEAIINRRLPGAGKLLSLIPLLIGTLSATNLFATGLGGIHWLGFLYGLLAAVSYTIFILLSGRVAVQVNPVLKTALMVSGGCMICMIVLPPAFLSDARLFVELALRYGLALAVLGPFLSTLMFSKGAPLTGSGMASILGAAELPTAVLMSAVVLHEQVGMPHYLGMLLILLGIVFPEIWKRISIRRHTLSSKSHNQ, from the coding sequence GTGTTGAAAGGTATAATTTATATTTTACTGGGTGCCTGCAGCTACGGCGTGCTGTCTACCTTTGTAAAATTGGCGTATCATGACGGATTTATCGTCAACGACGTGGTAGGCATTCAGATGCTGCTCGGAGCCTTGCTGCTGTGGGGCTTTCTGCTTGTCAGCCGACTCGGCAAAAAGAACAGTGCTGCGCCCAAATATGCGGCAGCCAGCCATAAGCAGATCATTCTGCTGATCGGACTCGGCTCTACGACAGGATTAACCGGAATGTTCTATTATCTGGCGCTGCAGTATATATCTGCTTCGCTGGCGATTGTGCTGCTGTTCCAGTTTACCTGGATGGGGGTGCTGGCAGAGGCAATTATAAACCGCAGACTGCCAGGTGCAGGCAAATTGCTATCCCTGATCCCGCTGCTGATTGGTACACTTAGCGCTACCAACCTGTTTGCGACAGGGCTTGGCGGTATTCACTGGCTCGGATTCCTGTATGGACTGCTGGCTGCTGTCTCGTATACGATCTTTATTTTATTGAGCGGCAGAGTAGCGGTACAGGTGAATCCGGTGCTGAAGACTGCGCTGATGGTGAGCGGTGGATGTATGATTTGTATGATTGTGCTGCCACCAGCCTTTTTGTCGGATGCTCGCTTGTTCGTAGAGCTGGCACTGCGATACGGTCTCGCACTAGCTGTGCTCGGTCCGTTTTTGTCTACGCTAATGTTCTCCAAGGGAGCTCCGTTAACCGGCTCGGGCATGGCTTCTATTCTGGGCGCTGCAGAGCTGCCTACCGCGGTACTTATGTCTGCAGTGGTTCTTCATGAGCAGGTCGGTATGCCGCATTATCTCGGTATGCTGCTGATTCTGCTCGGTATTGTTTTCCCAGAAATATGGAAAAGAATATCTATACGCCGACATACGCTGTCTTCCAAGTCGCATAACCAATAG
- a CDS encoding FAD-dependent monooxygenase, whose amino-acid sequence MDLNTQVCIVGAGPGGALLGYLLAARGISVILLERHGHIDKEFRGEHLNTTGEAILREHGLYEQVREAGLLEMERVEYFQDGQVIKSILPGPEERHTGIHVPQKNLLQVLLGQSLNFPNYRLMMDTTVTELIRESTEGPVTGVRVRHHGEEWTIHSQIVIGADGRYSTVRKLAGIQTTILRHGFDLLWARIPAPDGWPPTVRMALAQDAQLALFTQHGGYIQIGWNIPQDTYPQLRKSPVDPFASALIDAFPQLETMVQQYIRSWEDFVLLKVQSCVCDTWAQPGLVIMGDAAHTFSPTGAIGVNSAMQDAHVLAPLLIEALEAEDVSLERLRQFEQLRRQETANELDSQFTREAGFRAHFPAYHA is encoded by the coding sequence ATGGATCTGAATACACAGGTCTGTATCGTCGGAGCAGGTCCCGGTGGAGCGCTGCTGGGTTATCTGCTGGCTGCCCGGGGTATATCCGTTATCCTGCTGGAACGGCATGGACATATCGATAAAGAGTTCCGCGGTGAACATCTGAATACGACCGGTGAGGCCATTCTTCGTGAACACGGACTGTACGAGCAGGTGCGTGAGGCCGGACTGCTGGAAATGGAGCGGGTAGAGTACTTTCAGGACGGTCAGGTGATCAAAAGTATCCTGCCCGGACCGGAGGAGCGCCACACCGGTATACATGTGCCGCAGAAAAATCTGCTGCAGGTTCTGCTCGGGCAGTCCTTGAACTTCCCCAATTACCGACTTATGATGGATACAACCGTAACGGAGCTGATCCGGGAATCAACAGAAGGTCCGGTGACCGGTGTACGGGTTCGTCATCACGGCGAAGAGTGGACGATTCACAGCCAGATCGTCATCGGAGCAGACGGCAGATATTCGACAGTTCGCAAGCTTGCCGGTATTCAGACAACCATTCTCCGTCACGGATTTGATCTGCTATGGGCACGTATTCCTGCACCGGACGGCTGGCCGCCTACGGTACGCATGGCTCTGGCACAGGATGCCCAGCTGGCCTTGTTCACCCAGCATGGCGGATATATCCAGATTGGCTGGAATATTCCGCAGGACACGTATCCGCAGCTGCGCAAATCGCCGGTCGACCCTTTTGCGAGCGCATTGATTGATGCGTTTCCGCAGCTGGAGACTATGGTGCAGCAGTATATCCGCTCCTGGGAAGATTTTGTACTGCTCAAGGTGCAGAGCTGTGTATGCGATACATGGGCCCAGCCGGGACTGGTTATTATGGGCGACGCTGCCCATACGTTCAGTCCAACCGGGGCGATCGGCGTGAACAGCGCGATGCAGGATGCCCATGTACTCGCACCACTGCTGATCGAAGCGCTTGAAGCGGAAGATGTTAGTCTGGAGCGGCTTCGCCAGTTTGAACAGCTACGCCGGCAGGAGACTGCGAATGAGCTGGACAGTCAGTTTACGAGAGAAGCTGGTTTTCGTGCGCATTTTCCGGCTTATCATGCCTGA
- a CDS encoding GTP cyclohydrolase II, protein MINPKIAAALQNHIQIVPSGEKSIYLVGPIRLPVNLDGETVVFQWYCWLRCDSMPGANCGDRNYDHAAIIEMLSSSNLAEAQQSSVLVYGDFKGSPDALIRMHSICHTGDIFGSKRCDCGYQLKQSMKMIAAHGSGALFYLANHEGRGIGLFSKAMAYVLQEQGLDTVEANLELGFEDDMRNYDDAIAVLNQLRQLPVTLITNNPRKLDALQRSGAEVSGRVPLWGDISEFNEKYLQTKVDRSGHFGSGPLTPIITD, encoded by the coding sequence ATGATCAATCCTAAAATTGCAGCAGCGCTCCAGAATCATATTCAAATCGTGCCAAGCGGCGAGAAATCGATTTATCTGGTCGGCCCGATCCGTCTGCCGGTGAATCTGGACGGTGAGACGGTAGTCTTCCAGTGGTACTGCTGGCTGCGCTGTGACAGTATGCCGGGTGCGAACTGCGGCGACCGTAATTACGACCATGCCGCTATTATCGAGATGCTGTCTTCGTCCAATCTGGCAGAAGCCCAGCAATCCAGCGTACTCGTCTATGGTGATTTCAAAGGATCACCGGACGCGCTGATCCGGATGCACAGTATCTGTCATACCGGCGATATTTTTGGCAGCAAGCGCTGTGACTGCGGCTACCAGCTCAAACAATCGATGAAAATGATCGCGGCCCATGGATCGGGTGCGCTGTTCTATCTGGCGAACCACGAGGGACGCGGTATTGGTCTGTTCAGCAAAGCGATGGCCTATGTACTGCAGGAGCAGGGGCTGGATACTGTCGAAGCCAATCTGGAGCTGGGCTTCGAAGATGATATGCGCAATTATGACGACGCCATCGCCGTATTGAATCAGCTGCGTCAGCTGCCGGTCACGCTGATCACCAACAATCCGCGCAAGCTGGATGCGCTTCAGCGCTCCGGTGCAGAGGTGAGCGGACGTGTACCGCTATGGGGCGACATTTCCGAGTTCAACGAAAAATACCTGCAGACCAAAGTAGACCGCTCCGGGCATTTCGGCAGTGGACCACTGACTCCAATCATTACAGATTAA
- a CDS encoding aspartyl-phosphate phosphatase Spo0E family protein, with translation MEELKLIEACIEQERRELNEMVQFYDLHDHRVLDQSRRVDTILNHYNHLKQALLGTRSSIVGS, from the coding sequence TTGGAAGAGCTTAAATTGATTGAAGCATGCATCGAACAAGAGCGCCGGGAACTTAATGAAATGGTACAATTTTATGACCTTCATGACCACCGCGTATTGGACCAGTCGAGAAGAGTAGACACCATACTTAACCATTACAACCATTTGAAGCAGGCATTATTAGGTACTCGAAGTTCAATCGTAGGGTCATAA